A single Lolium perenne isolate Kyuss_39 chromosome 6, Kyuss_2.0, whole genome shotgun sequence DNA region contains:
- the LOC127309875 gene encoding E3 ubiquitin-protein ligase Os03g0188200: MLPFPRAATSHAPDGHRVSSSASSPAFLAFVILLAALFLICLCSAAARRLCSRFSASASTRPLTTLPPRRCRGSVPDMDPAALAGSLPVRAYAGGATGDDVCAVCLGELQAQEQVKAIPACGHVFHPPCIDRWLFLAGTAGRASCPLCRCPAAALKPAAPAA, from the coding sequence ATGCTGCCGTTCCCGAGGGCCGCCACCTCCCACGCCCCGGACGGCCACCGTGTGAGTAGCAGCGCCTCCTCGCCGGCGTTCCTCGCGTTCGTCATCCTCCTGGCCGCGCTCTTCCTCATCTGCCTCTgctccgccgccgcgcgccgcctctgCTCCCGCTTCTCCGCCTCCGCCAGTACGCGTCCCTTGACGACGCTGCCTCCACGCCGATGCCGAGGCTCCGTCCCGGACATGGACCCGGCGGCGCTGGCGGGGTCCCTCCCGGTGCGCGCCTACGCTGGCGGCGCGACGGGCGACGACGTGTGCGCGGTGTGCCTGGGCGAGCTGCAGGCCCAGGAGCAGGTGAAGGCCATCCCGGCGTGCGGCCACGTCTTCCACCCGCCCTGCATCGACCGCTGGCTTTTCCTCGCCGGCACCGCAGGCCGCGCATCCTGCCCGCTCTGCCGATGCCCCGCCGCCGCTCTCAAGCCAGCTGCACCTGCAGCCTGA